In the genome of Actinobacillus lignieresii, the window TTTCAGTTTGTCGCATGGATAGGGTTGCTTTGCCAAATCTTCGGTTTGCCGATATTTGCCTTGGGCGCAATGTTGTTGGTTGTCGGTGGGCTGAGTTACAAAGAATATTTTTGTTTTAGAGTATTCGGCTTAAATGCTCAACCGTTGTTGGTCGCCGTCATTTGGTTGGCCATTCTGTTAGATCAAATGCTCTTACTCCAAATTTCAAGCGGTATTAGCGGCATATTGTTAGTGGTATTAAGTATTCAGAAGTGGCGAATGCCGTTACATTTCGATATCGGCGATAAGACGAAATTTGAGGTTTAATCATAAAAAAACGGCGTTTAAGCCGTTTTTTTATCTCAGTTGCTCTTAACACGTTAGCGTAAAAATGCCGGAATCTTACTTTCGTAAGCCGCAATCGCATCTTCGTGTTGTAGGGTCAAGCCGATGTTATCCAAACCGTTTAATAAACAGTGACGACGGAATTCGTCTAATTCGAAACGGTAAACTTTATCGCCGACCGTTACCGTCATTGCTTCTAAATCAATATGGATTTGCTTGCCTTCGTTCGCCCACACCCATTGGAAGATTTCTTCCACTTCTTCTTCGCTTAAGCGAATCGGAAGCATATGATTGTTTAAGCTGTTGTTATAGAAAATGTCCGCAAAGCTCGGGGCAATCATCACTTTGAAACCGTAATCGGCTAACGCCCAAGGTGCGTGTTCACGAGAAGAACCGCAGCCTAAGTTTTTACGAGCCAGTAAAATAGTCGCGCCTTGATATTGCGGGAAATTTAATACGAAATCCGGATTTAATTGGGTTTCTTCCGCATCTAAATAACGCCATTCGTGGAATAAATGCTTACCGAAGCCGACACGAGTAATCGCTTGTAAGAACTGTTTTGGAATGATTGCGTCAGTATCCACATTCGCTGCATCAAGCGGAACGACTAAACCTGAGTGTTGTTTTAATCCTGCCATTTTTTTATCCTTAATTTAATTCCACGTGACGAATATCGACAAATTTACCGAACATTGCCGCCGCTGCCGCCATTGCCGGGCTAACTAAGTGGGTACGACCGTTACGACCTTGACGACCTTCAAAGTTACGGTTAGAGGTTGAAGCACAACGCTCCCATTCGCCTAAACGGTCATCATTCATACCTAAACACATTGAACAGCCTGGATTACGCCATTCTGCGCCCGCTTCGATAAAGATCTTATCTAAGCCTTCTTTTTCCGCCTGTTCTTTTACTAAGCCCGAACCCGGTACAACTAGCACACGTTTTACGTTATCCGCTTTTTTACGACCTTTCATTACCGCCGCCGCCGCACGTAAGTCTTCAATACGAGAGTTAGTACAAGAACCGATAAATACTTGATCCACCGAGATGTTTTTCATATCGGTATTAGCGTCTAAACCGATATAGGCAAGCGCTTTTTCCGCTGAAGCTTTAGTGACCGGATCCGCCATTTCTTGTGGATTCGGTACCACTTGGTCAATACCGATGACTTGTCCCGGGTTGGTTCCCCAAGTCACTTGCGGTGCAATATCTTTCGCTTCTAATACAACGACTGAATCAAAGACCGCATCATCGTCTGATTTTAAGGTTTTCCAATATTCGACCGCATCGTCCCAATTTTTGCCTTTCAGTGCGTGCGGGCGGCCTTTTAAGTAAGCAAAAGTAGTTTCATCCGGTGCGACTAAACCGGCTTTTGCACCGAACTCAATCGCCATATTACATACCGTCATACGACCTTCCATTGATAAATCACGGATCGCTTCACCGCAGAACTCCACCACATGACCGGTACCGCCCGCCATGGTTGTTTTGCCGATGATCGCCAGTACGATATCTTTTGCGGTAATGCCCGGGTTCACTTTGCCGCGAACTTCCACTTTCATACTTTTTGCACGCGCTTGTTTTAAGGTTTGCGTTGCAAGTACATGTTCCACTTCCGATGTACCGATACCAAACGCAAGCGCACCGAAAGCACCGTGTGTTGCGGTGTGTGAGTCACCGCAGACAATCGTCATACCCGGTAAGGTTAAACCTTGCTCCGGCCCCATAACGTGTACGATGCCTTGTTCTTTGGTTTGCATATCGAATAACGAAATCCCGTTCGCTTCACAGTTTTTCGCTAATTCTAAAACTTGGATTTTCGCCTGACCTTCTAATTTATTGACGTCACGCACTTGGGTTGAGATGCTGTGGTCCATTGTACCGAACGTTTTACCGATTTGGCGCACTTGGCGACCGGCGACACGTAAACCGTCAAACGCTTGCGGGCTGGTAACTTCGTGAATTAAGTGGCGGTTGATATAAAGAATCGGCGTTTCGCCGGCGGCTTCATATACAACGTGGGCATCAAATAGTTTTTCGTATAATGTTTTTGCCATAATATTGTCCAACTCTGAAAGGATATTGTGAATGCATATAATAGGCGGTGAAATTTGCAAAATTTTTTGTAAAAATGACCGCTTGTGTAATGTTGATAACGAATATAACTGCTAAAAAATATAATGTAAAATGCTATTTTTATAAAAAATTAAGATTTTTATTCTGTTTAATAAGCTGATTAATGCTTGTTTTTATATGTATCTAGCATATTGTTCCGTTTTTTCTTTAAAGTATAGAGGCTTATCTATCGTTTTCGTTGTTTTCCAGCGCGATACCCTAAATGCTATTTTAACGGATTCGGTTACACTAAAAGGTAATTCCTATCGTAAGAAGGTTAGTTATGATATTAAAACTTGATATACCCACCGCCCAAACGATTGTAAAACGCACTATGCAAATTATTCCCAATTCCGTAAATGTTATGGATGAAGAAGGAATCATTATTGCTTCGGGGGATCCTTCTCGGTTAGGCGAACGCCATACCGGTGCGGTGATTGCTTTGCGTAAGAAACAATCGGTTGAAATTGATGAAAGTTTAGCAAAACAATGGAATTACGAAGCGAGAGAGGGATTGAATCTCCCCATTGCTTATTTAGGTAAAACCGTTGGGGTAATCGGTATCTCCGGCAAGCCGAATGAAGTTCGTCAGTACGGCGAGTTAGTGAAAATGGCGGCGGAATTGATCGTAGAGCAATCGGTTTTACTGGCGAAAGAGCGTTGGCAACAACGCTACAAAGAAGAATTTATTCGTCAGTTATTACGAGGGGCATTAAGCGAAGCAGAAATTACGCAGCAAGCGGTCTTTTTTAAACTGGATTCGACCAAGCCGTTAGTGGCAATGATAATTAAAATGGAGCAACCGGATGCCGAAAAATTGCAGTTATTGCTAAATCATTTGGAACTGAATTCCAAACATATTGCTTTGGCGGTAATGGATTTGGATAAGCTGGTCTTACTGAAAACGGAAGAAGAATTTCAGCGTTTATCTAAAGATCGGGGTTTATTATCTTTATTGCCGGAACATAACCGCAATCAAGAATATAAAATTGTGGTCGGAGCAAAGGTCACGCATTTTCATCAAGCGAGTTTTTCTTATCAATCGGCATTACATACTTTATCTTATGCGGAACAATTACGTTTGAAGAAGCAAATCTTACTTTTTTCCGATTATAAATTACCTGCCTTATTGGCTGATTTCGCCAAAACATGGCAAAGCGAAGAATTGCTCTCGCCGTTTAAGATCTTGTTAGCGCAAGACAGTAAAGCGACGTTATTTAAAAGTCTGCAACAATATTTTTTGTCAAATTGTGATCTGGCTCACGCTTCGGAAAAATTGTTTATTCATCCGAATACGCTACGTTATCGTTTAGAAAAAATTGAGCAAATAACATCCTTATCTTTCAATAAGATAGAAGACAAATTTATTCTTTATTTAGGCGCTTCCCTGTTAAAATAATTTGTATTTTTATCTAAAAAGATACAAATATTTTATTTGTTTTTTGTTCTTTTTAATAACGACTTTTGGGGTGAAATTTAGATAATAAGTGCCATTCGTTGGTTCATCTCTCTTATAGGGGCTTATTATGGTAACAGTAACAGCAATTGGAGCAGTCGTTGCCCTTTCCGTGGCAATCGTTCTCATCTTGAAAAAAGTACCGCCGGCATACGGAATGTTAATCGGCGCATTAGTCGGCGGTTTAATCGGCGGAGCGGATCTGTCGCAAACCGTGAGCTTAATGATTGGCGGAGCGCAAGGAATTACCACGGCGGTAATGCGTATCTTAGCCGCAGGCGTATTAGCCGGTGTATTAATTGAATCCGGTGCGGCAAGTACCATCGCCGAAACGATTGTGAAAAAATTAGGCGAAACCCGTGCGTTACTTGCTTTAGTGCTTTCCACTATGATTTTAACCGCGGTTGGGGTATTTGTGGATGTGGCGGTTATTACCGTTTCTCCAATCGCATTAGCGTTGGCGAAACGTAGTGATTTATCTAAGCCGGCAATCTTATTAGCGATGATTGGCGGTGGTAAAGCCGGTAATATTATGTCGCCGAACCCAAATGCGATTGCCGCTTCAGACGCTTTCCATCTACCGCTTACTTCTGTGATGGCGGCAGGTATCATTCCGGCTATCTTCGGCATTATTCTGACTTATTTCTTAGCAAAACGCCTTATCAACAAAGGTTCAAAAGTGGCGGATAATGAAGTTTCTGCAAATAGTTCGCAAAATTTACCCGCTTTCCTACCGGCAATTGCCGCACCGCTTTGTGCAATTATTTTATTAGCATTGCGTCCTATCGCCGATATTAAAGTTGATCCATTGATCGCATTACCACTTGGCGGTTTAGTCGGTGCATTGGCTATGGGCAAATTAAAACAAGTAAATCAATTTGCCACTTCAGGTTTGTTAAAAATGTCACCGGTTGCCGTGATGTTATTAGGTACAGGGGCATTAGCCGGCATTATTGCCAATTCGGGTTTAAAAGACGTGTTAATTGAAGCATTAACCGCTTCAGGCTTACCGTCTTATTTACTTGCACCGATTTCAGGGGCGTTAATGTCGCTGGCAACCGCTTCAACTACGGCAGGTACGGTGGTGGCGTCAAATGTATTTAGTGCGACTTTAATCGAATTAGGCGTAAGCGCATTAGCAAGTGCGGCAATGATTCATTCCAGTGCGACAGTTCTTGACCATATGCCGCACGGATCTTTCTTCCATGCTACCGGTGGTAGTGTCAATATGGATATAAAAGAACGTTTAAAATTGATTCCGTATGAAACAGCGGTCGGTTTAATTATGGCTATCGTTTCAACCTTGGTGTTTGGTGTGTTTAAATTATTCTAAGAGGTAAAATATGAAAATTGTTATTGCTCCTGATTCATTTAAAGAAAGTCTTACGGCGCTTGAAGTGGCACAATCTATCGAAGGCGGTTTCAGACGCATTTTCCCTGATGCGCAATACATCAAAGTGCCAATGGCGGACGGCGGTGAAGGTTCGGTTCAGTCATTAATTGATGCGACTAAAGGTGAGTTGTTAGAAGTTGAAGTGACTGCGCCGCTAGGCAATAAAGTGATCGGTTTTTTAGGTGTTTCCGGCGATAAACAGACCGCTTTTATTGAAATGGCGGCGGCTTCCGGTTTACATCTTGTGCCTTTTGAGCAACGTAATCCGCTGAAAACCACCAGTTTCGGCACCGGCGAATTAATCAAAAAAGCGTTAGATTTGGGCGTGAAGAAAATTCTGTTAGGTATTGGCGGCAGTGCGACCAATGACGGTGGTGTCGGTATGTTGCAAGCGCTCGGCGCTTCTTTCAAAAATGCGACCGGCGAGGAAATCGGCTTTGGAGGCGAACAGCTAAAACAAATCAGCCGAATTTCGTTGGAAAATTTAGATCCTCGTTTACAAAGCGTTGAGTTTGAAGTGGCGTGTGATGTAAACAATCCGCTATGCGGTGAGCGTGGCGCATCGGCTGTATTCGGTCCGCAAAAAGGAGCAACGCCGGAAATGGTACAAACCTTAGATAAGGCATTGGCACATTTTGCGGAAATTGCCTTAGCTCAACAAGGAATTGCGGTTGCGGAGCGTGCCGGAGCCGGTGCGGCAGGCGGTATGGGCGGTGGCTTATTATTGCTACCGAATGTGCAGCTTAAAGACGGCGTACAAATCATTATCGAAGCGACTCGTCTGGCGGAGCATATCCGAGATGCGGATTTAGTGATTACCGGCGAGGGGCGTATGGACGCACAAAGTATTGCCGGTAAAACACCGGTCGGTGTGGCAAAAACGGCAAAACAATTTAATGTGCCGGTAATTGCGATTGTCGGTTGCTTACGAGAAGATTACAATGTGGTTTATCAGCACGGCATTGATGCGGTATTCCCGATTATTCGTCAATTAAATTCACTTGAAGAAACTTTAAAACAAGGACGAGAAAATTTGGAGTCCAGCGCAGAAAATGTCGCTCGTTTAATTAAACTGAATATGTAGAAATTGACGGAGGGCTTTATGCAACAGAAGCTATTTATTGTGACAGGACATGTCCAAGGTGTCGGCTTTCGATTCTTCACGCTACAAGAGGCAGGAAAAATCGGCATTAAAGGTTATGTGAAAAATCGCCCTGAAGGTTCGGTGGAAGTGGTTGCCGTTGGTAGCGATGCGCAAATGGCAGCTTTCAGAAACTGGTTACAAAAAGGCCCTCTGACATCGGTTGTATGTAATTTAATTGAACAGAGTTATCAAGGCTCGGAACAATTCGAACACTTTGAAATTCGACGTTAGTCATAGCGGGGTTTGAATCAGACCAGCGGTTAAATTTGCAAAAAATCTTGTAAATTTAACCGCTTGTGATTTATTGCTCTTTGATAAGTTGCAAGACTTTAATAAACAGCTTTTTAAATAAGCGAGGGATCGCTTGATTGCCTCGTTGTTTGATTTCGCTTGAAATCGCAATTGCCAAATCCGGTTTGGAGGTGTACTGAATCGCGCGTTTGATAATGGTTTTTGTCGGGTATTTGTGATCTCTCGGTTGCCAACGAGCAAGATGTACAAAGACTTCTCTAAGTCCTTCGTGATAGAAAAAATGCTCGATATCTTGGCGTGGGATCACGGTCAAACGTTTGCTCGTGTGTTCGTCTTCCTGCAGCATACTTTTGGCAATATCGGCATATTTTTCGCCCGCTTGATCGCCGTCGGTCAGCACATACCATTCAATGCCCATCGCTTTGGCGTATTTAATTAACGGACGTAAGCCGCATTGGGCAAATTCCACAATCCGAATCCCTTCCATTTCCAAATTAATATCCAGTAAATTCGTCAGCTCGGTTAGAATCCAAACTTCCGTTTCGCCTTCGACTAAAATCCACGCACGAGAAAATAATGCTAAACCTCGATTGTAGTGAATGTGGAAGGTCAATTTGCGCAGATCTTCTTTGCCTAATGAACTGCGTGCAAGCGAATAGGCTTCGGTTCGATCCCGATAACGTACTAAGCGGCTAATTTCGCGCAGCGGTACCTGCGAGAGCAATTCCATCGAGTTGGTAGTGGTAATGCGTTGTACCGGCAGATAAGTGACCAATTCCCAAAAGATCGCAATCATACGAGGATGTAAACGAGCTTCGAGATCTTCAAATAAGATAATCGGCGTTTTAATTTGATTATGCTTTTGATTAAGCACAAAGAGCGAAGAAAGTTGCGTGCGAACTTGTTGTATCAGTTGTTGATCGTTATTCTGTTTTAAACGCTGGCACAGCGATTTGACTTTATTCCATAATTGGCTGGTATCCAACATCGAATTCGGATGATGTTTATTGGTATGCGTACTTAAAAAGTAATATTTTAATAGGAATGAAAGCGCTCGAAGCTCATCCGCCAGCTCACTTTGCGCCAAGTTATCCGATTGAGAGAGTGCCTCTAAATTTGCAAATTTGTTTAAGCGCGCATCACGGAAACGATAGACCGGCGTATGGCTAATGACCGAACGCACCACTTGTTGCAGATTATCAATGTCTAATCGAACGCCTTGGCTGTCTAAAAACTGATATTCCGTTTTTACGCCCTGATCGGTAAGCGTACCGCCAATTTGCAGATAAACGTGCTGTAATCCGGCATCGTTTAAATGAAAAATATCGTAATAATGATTTTCTTCATTTTGCCCGAAGGTCTCGTTTTCCTCTTCACAGAAAGTAAAGCACAATTTTATCGGTTGTGCTTGTTGATGATCCCTTAAATGAAAATCCTGTTCGCTAAATTGGTAAAGTTCGTCTTTAACGTTAAAAATATGGCTTAACGCATCCAGCAAACTGGATTTCCCCCACGCATTTTCGCCAATCAAGACCATATTCGGGCGTAGCGTGAGAGAAAGATGATTAATGCCGCGAAAACCCGAAATTTCAATTTGTTGTAAATACATATCCTATTTCTCCGTATTCGGCAGAATTTGGTAGCATGGTTTATAAGCTTCTCCGGTCGGCAATTTCATTCGGTGTTGAGTAATAAACGTTTGTAACAAGCGATCGATTTTGTCCAATAATTTGCGATCGCCCTGTAATTGGAACGGACCGAATTGTTCGATCAAATCTTGTGTTGCCGGTTTGATATTACCCGCCACAATACCGGAAAACGCTCGGCGTAAATTTGCCGCAAGCCGTTCGGTCGGCTGATCAAAATGTAAATTCAAATCGCTCATATTTTGATGGGTCGGCTCAAACGGATGGGTAAATTCATCGGAAATATGCAAAGACCAGTTAAAGCTATACGAATCGGCAAGCTCTAAGCGTTGCTGTTTGATTTCTTTCATCGCTTTCGCCATTCTTTGTGCGACCAATATCGGATCATCGATGATAATTTCATACATTTGTTGCGCTTCTTTACCTAAGGTTTCACCGATGAATCGGTCGATAGTGGTAAAATAGTCGGCACTTTCTTTCGGTGCGGTAAGAATAACCGGCAGTTTTTGCGCTTTATTCGCCGGATTCAGTTTCACGCCTAAAATATAGAGTAACTCTTCTAATGTGCCTGGGCCGCCGGGGAAGATCACAATACCGTGTCCCATACGTACGAACGCTTCCAGACGTTTTTCGATATCCGGCATAATGATTAATTCGGTTACGATCGGATTCGGCGGTTCGGAAGCAATAATAGACGGCTCGGTGATACCGATAAAGCGACTGTGTTTATAACGTTGATTGGCATGACCGATGGTCGCCCCTTTCATCGGTGCTTCCATTACGCCGGTACCGCAACCGGTAACGATATTAAATTGGCGTAATCCGAGTTCGGTGCCGACCGCACGACAATATTGATATTCGGTTTGGTTAATCGAGTGTCCGCCCCAGCAAACAATCAGATTCGGATCCGATCCGATTTCCAACGCTTTGGCATTGCGTAAAATCGAAAACACAAGATTGGTAATATATTTATTATCTTCCTGCGGCGAAGTATGTTGCCCGATGTATTGGTAAAGCGCATTGACAAACACAATATCGCGTAACACCGCAAATAAATGATATTGAATATTGACGATCATTTTGCCATCGACAAAGGCGGATTTCGGCGGGTTATGCAATTCGAGCGATACGCCTTTTTCTTTAGTAAGCAAGTTAATGTCGAAGTCGGGATATTGATTAAGAAGTGCGCGACTATCGTCGGTTACCGCACCTGAGTTCAGTACGGCAAGAGAGCAGTTTCGATAGAGTGAATAGAGATTGCCCTGCGCATTTTTGGTGAGTAATTCCATCTCTAAGTGAGATAGTTGGTCAAGGCTACCTTTTGGATTGACGCAATGAACGGCCATAAGTTTTCCCTTAAATCCAAATAAAAACATTATCTGAATTTAAGGGAGAAATAGCAAATTTAATTACTTTATTGTACAAAGCTAAGCGCTTGTTCCACCACTTCAACGCCTGCGCCTTGTTTAGTCGCATTTTCGCTTAAATGACGACGCCATTGGCGTGCGCCTTTGCGGTTTTGGAATGCGCCTAACATATGACGAACGATATGATTTAAATACACACCTTTCTGCGTTTGCACTGCAATATAAGGCAACATTTTTTCCACTGCTTCACGGGCGGTGACAAGCGGTCGATTTTCACCGAAAATTTGCGAATCGATTTCACCTAATAGTGACGGATTCTGATAGGCTTCACGCCCCACCATTACGCCATCGACAAATGCTAAGTGCTGTTTGATTTCTTCAATAGTTTTAATCCCGCCGTTAATTGAAATATTCAAATGCGGAAAATCGCGTTTCAGTTGATAGACACGCTCATAATCAAGCGGTGGAATTTCACGATTTTGTTTCGGACTTAAACCGGACAACCATGCTTTGCGAGCATGAACGATGAAATCGTTGCTATACGGCTGTACTTTCTCAATAAAATCACATAAAAATTCGTAACTGTCCAAGTCATCAATGCCGATACGATGTTTAACCGTCACCGGAATTTGCACCGCATCTTGCATTGCTTTGATACAGTCGGCAACCAAATCGGCTTTTGCCATTAAACAAGCACCGAACATCCCATTTTGCACACGGTCGGAAGGGCAACCGACGTTTAAATTGATTTCGGCATAGCCGCGTTCTTCAACTAATTTGGCACAATGCGCAAGCTGTGCCGGATCGCTACCGCCGAGCTGTAACGCAACCGGATTTTCACTCGGATCGTATTCAAGCAGATCGTATTTGGCGTGAATGATCGCCGGCGCGGTGATCATTTCGGTATAAAGTAAAGCGTGTTGGCTAAATTGACGATGAAAATAGCGACAATGACGAGTAGTCCAATCCAGCATCGGCGCAACGGAAAAACGTCCACGGTAAAATTGATTTTGCATAAGATTATTCATACATAAAAATAACAAGCGGTGGAATTTAGCCGATTTTTGGTAAATTTGGGGCTAAATTTGACCGCTTGTATAGAGTTCAAAATTTTATTTATCATACTATAAAATACGGGCGAATTCACGGTTTTTAGGCATTACAAAATATTTGATTATAATTAATACGATACAATATCTAGTATATTTTTAGCGGTAAAACACTAGATATGGGTTTGTAAATTAATAAAACTTTTTTCCTTTATAAATCAAGAAACTAACTAAAAAGAGAGTTTGTCAAGACTTGTGATTATAAAAATTTTTGCCTAAAATCCACGCCCATTACAACTTAGAATCGAGCCAAGGAATTATGTCTAGAAATCTCTTTGAAAAACGCTTGAATATCAAGCCGTATGAATACCCCGAATTATTGGAATTTAAAGATGCTATTCGCCATTCCTATTGGCTACATACGGAATTTAATTTTACCGGCGATATTCAGAACTACCGTATCGATATCAACGATCACGAACGTCACGTATTGACTCGAGCGATGTTGGCGATTTCCCAAGTGGAAGTGAACGTAAAACGCTTCTGGGGTGAGTTGTATCGTTATTTTCCGAAACCGGAAATGGATGATGTCGGCGGTACTTTCGCCGAATCGGAAGTTCGTCATAAAGACGCCTACTCGTTTTTATTAGAAAAATTAGGCCTAAACGAAATGTTTAGCCAAATCCAAGATATTGAACCGTTAATGAACCGCATCCGTTATATGGAATCGTTCATGAAGGATAAAGATGCGGGTAAAGGCGAATTCGTACTTTCACTCGTTTTATTCTCACTTTTCGTAGAACATATTTCCTTATTCGGTCAGTTCTTGATCATGATGTCGTTCAATAAGCATAAAAACCTGTTTAAAGGGATTTCGAATGCGGTTGAAGCGACCTCAAAAGAAGAAGAAATTCACGGTAAATTCGGTATTGCGTTATACGAAATTTTACGCGAAGAACACAGCGAACTGTTCACACCGGAATTTTTTGAAGATTTAAAAACCTTATCAAGCCAAGCATTTGAAGCGGAATGCGGGATTTTAGATTGGATTTTTGAAGAGGGCGATTTAAGTTTTATCAGCCGTGAAGAAGTGGAAAACTACATTCGTAGCCGTTATAACAACTCGTTAATGACGCTCGGTTTAGAACCGCCGTACGATGTAAATCCAGAATTATTAAAAGAAACCGAGTGGTTTGATATTGAAATTCTATCGACGAAAGAAACGGATTTCTTTAACAAACGTAGTACCGATTACAGCAAAAAAATGAAGCAGATTACCGCAGATGACTTATTCTAATTCTCGTCCTGATTTTGAATGGCTGAACGAAGACAGCCGCTTATTTTTACAACGTGGTTATTTACTTGAAGGAACCACCGCATTAGATCGTATCCGTTTTATCGCAGAACACGCCGAACGTAAACTCGGTATTGAAGGCTATGCGGATAAATTTTATCACTATATGGGACGCGGTTATTTCTCGCTTTCCTCACCGATTTGGTCGAACTTCGGTTTAGATCGCGGGTTACCGATTTCTTGCTTCGGTAGTTATATCGGCGACTCAATTCATGAAATTATGGTCACGACCGCCGAAGTCGGTATGATGAGTAAAATCGGAGGCGGTACGTCGGCTTATTTCGGTGATATTCGTCCGCGCGGTTCGGCAATCAGAAATAACGGTAAATCGGACGGTTCGTTTAACTTTAGTAAACTATTCGATACCGTTATTGATGTTATTTCTCAAGGTACGTCACGTAAAGGACAATTTGCCGGCTATATCGATATCGAACACGGCGATATTGACGAATGGCTAGATATTCATACCGAAGGTAATCCGATCCAATTAATGTACTATGGCGTATGTGTCGGTCATGATTGGTTGGAGTCAATGAAAGCGGGCGATCCGTATAAACGCCAGCTTTGGGCGAAATTGTTACAACGTAAAACCGAAACGGGTATTCCGTATTTATTCTTTAAAGATAATGCGAATGCCGGTCGTCCGGACGTATATAAAGATAAAAATATGACGGTACACGCTTCGAACTTATGTACCGAAATTATGTTGCCGTCAAGCTCGGACGAAAGTTTCGTTTGTTGTTTATCTTCAATGAACCTGCTTTATTTTGATGAGTGGAAAGATACCGATGCACCGGAAGTATTAACTTACTTCTTAGACGTGGTAATGAGCGAGTTTATCGAGAAAAGTAAAGATATGCCGTTCTTAGAGCGTGCGAATCGCTTTGCGACTCGTCACCGTGCGTTAGGTTTGGGCGTATTGGGCTGGCACAGTTATTTACAATCGCATAATATTGCGTTTGACAGCTTCCAAGCGATGCAGAAAAACAATTTAATCTTTAAAACGCTGCAAGAGAAAACCTTAAAGGCTTCGCAAGAATTAGCGAAACGTTTCGGTGAACCGGAACTTTTAAAAGGTTATGGTCGTCGTAATACCACTCTAATGAGTATCGCACCGACTAAATCAAGCAGTTTTATTTTAGGTAGCGTATCGCCGTCGGTCGAGCCGTTTAAATCTAACTACTATGTAAAAGATTTAGCGAAAATCAAAACCGTGTATAAAAACCCGTTCTTAGAGAAATTACTTAAGGAAAAAGGTTTGGATACGGAAGAAATTTGGGAATCGATTTTACATAATGACGGCTCCGTACAGCATTTGGAACAATTAACCGACGAAGAAAAAGAAGTATTTAAAACTTTCTCTGAAATCAGTCAGTTAAGCGTGATTCAGCAAGCGGCACAACGTCAGAAATATATCGACCAAGGTCAAAGTA includes:
- a CDS encoding DUF2301 domain-containing membrane protein yields the protein MADPHIKSPMDFWDYFTVIMYRLGFVVASIMVLLLPYQTEWASLGLLIAGTMLASSLHLYLKRFRFIFQFVAWIGLLCQIFGLPIFALGAMLLVVGGLSYKEYFCFRVFGLNAQPLLVAVIWLAILLDQMLLLQISSGISGILLVVLSIQKWRMPLHFDIGDKTKFEV
- the leuC gene encoding 3-isopropylmalate dehydratase large subunit, with protein sequence MAKTLYEKLFDAHVVYEAAGETPILYINRHLIHEVTSPQAFDGLRVAGRQVRQIGKTFGTMDHSISTQVRDVNKLEGQAKIQVLELAKNCEANGISLFDMQTKEQGIVHVMGPEQGLTLPGMTIVCGDSHTATHGAFGALAFGIGTSEVEHVLATQTLKQARAKSMKVEVRGKVNPGITAKDIVLAIIGKTTMAGGTGHVVEFCGEAIRDLSMEGRMTVCNMAIEFGAKAGLVAPDETTFAYLKGRPHALKGKNWDDAVEYWKTLKSDDDAVFDSVVVLEAKDIAPQVTWGTNPGQVIGIDQVVPNPQEMADPVTKASAEKALAYIGLDANTDMKNISVDQVFIGSCTNSRIEDLRAAAAVMKGRKKADNVKRVLVVPGSGLVKEQAEKEGLDKIFIEAGAEWRNPGCSMCLGMNDDRLGEWERCASTSNRNFEGRQGRNGRTHLVSPAMAAAAAMFGKFVDIRHVELN
- a CDS encoding glycerate kinase, with amino-acid sequence MKIVIAPDSFKESLTALEVAQSIEGGFRRIFPDAQYIKVPMADGGEGSVQSLIDATKGELLEVEVTAPLGNKVIGFLGVSGDKQTAFIEMAAASGLHLVPFEQRNPLKTTSFGTGELIKKALDLGVKKILLGIGGSATNDGGVGMLQALGASFKNATGEEIGFGGEQLKQISRISLENLDPRLQSVEFEVACDVNNPLCGERGASAVFGPQKGATPEMVQTLDKALAHFAEIALAQQGIAVAERAGAGAAGGMGGGLLLLPNVQLKDGVQIIIEATRLAEHIRDADLVITGEGRMDAQSIAGKTPVGVAKTAKQFNVPVIAIVGCLREDYNVVYQHGIDAVFPIIRQLNSLEETLKQGRENLESSAENVARLIKLNM
- the leuD gene encoding 3-isopropylmalate dehydratase small subunit, with protein sequence MAGLKQHSGLVVPLDAANVDTDAIIPKQFLQAITRVGFGKHLFHEWRYLDAEETQLNPDFVLNFPQYQGATILLARKNLGCGSSREHAPWALADYGFKVMIAPSFADIFYNNSLNNHMLPIRLSEEEVEEIFQWVWANEGKQIHIDLEAMTVTVGDKVYRFELDEFRRHCLLNGLDNIGLTLQHEDAIAAYESKIPAFLR
- a CDS encoding CdaR family transcriptional regulator encodes the protein MILKLDIPTAQTIVKRTMQIIPNSVNVMDEEGIIIASGDPSRLGERHTGAVIALRKKQSVEIDESLAKQWNYEAREGLNLPIAYLGKTVGVIGISGKPNEVRQYGELVKMAAELIVEQSVLLAKERWQQRYKEEFIRQLLRGALSEAEITQQAVFFKLDSTKPLVAMIIKMEQPDAEKLQLLLNHLELNSKHIALAVMDLDKLVLLKTEEEFQRLSKDRGLLSLLPEHNRNQEYKIVVGAKVTHFHQASFSYQSALHTLSYAEQLRLKKQILLFSDYKLPALLADFAKTWQSEELLSPFKILLAQDSKATLFKSLQQYFLSNCDLAHASEKLFIHPNTLRYRLEKIEQITSLSFNKIEDKFILYLGASLLK
- a CDS encoding GntP family permease — its product is MVTVTAIGAVVALSVAIVLILKKVPPAYGMLIGALVGGLIGGADLSQTVSLMIGGAQGITTAVMRILAAGVLAGVLIESGAASTIAETIVKKLGETRALLALVLSTMILTAVGVFVDVAVITVSPIALALAKRSDLSKPAILLAMIGGGKAGNIMSPNPNAIAASDAFHLPLTSVMAAGIIPAIFGIILTYFLAKRLINKGSKVADNEVSANSSQNLPAFLPAIAAPLCAIILLALRPIADIKVDPLIALPLGGLVGALAMGKLKQVNQFATSGLLKMSPVAVMLLGTGALAGIIANSGLKDVLIEALTASGLPSYLLAPISGALMSLATASTTAGTVVASNVFSATLIELGVSALASAAMIHSSATVLDHMPHGSFFHATGGSVNMDIKERLKLIPYETAVGLIMAIVSTLVFGVFKLF
- a CDS encoding acylphosphatase, whose product is MQQKLFIVTGHVQGVGFRFFTLQEAGKIGIKGYVKNRPEGSVEVVAVGSDAQMAAFRNWLQKGPLTSVVCNLIEQSYQGSEQFEHFEIRR